A genomic region of Lycorma delicatula isolate Av1 chromosome 4, ASM4794821v1, whole genome shotgun sequence contains the following coding sequences:
- the LOC142324223 gene encoding uncharacterized protein LOC142324223: protein MKLKSQPNLHLLILVLFKISSTIPESIKTSSTEYIKNNQNQRYNYDDEAETIRSISTYENDINLLNINYEKKLKKQQSLYGITDFSHIRRSSKSKSENYEIKNKNKNDKDDKLHKLIKVKSYLIKTENLEQKKVNQQLQNEDSNHNVYYDVDNSQTDVMKFFTKSKLLCSLLKETQDKKLIKSNLEEMEHKNTIDNSKYYSLSQKEKLLTIESTTGIEKISKNNFGFGSLKKEIGLSKLTRETKQHPNITTAAETKSSGKKRLNLMLNLFNKKSKPDLTIQTPYETTTTIHPGIHTNIQTISTLYKTDENKTIKLKNCKGIASTEKQYISNTEGSLKGKNTGKQNSQGKENVSNIVTSSVTSNNTNNSKKYYKVSKEKLPQRKSEENSFKGKIVKAENESIIYITTDKKQYFGDNDDNSVKNKSKYLKKKNAFCLDVIYYSCSLDFHNTASVPLHFQTSVTAGYVDDNKKQKTFNVISDGRKIFKDVTFSNESQKIVKLFNYGVNENKESYKKNYPNVTIKLYKMVSSLDHDVKNIIRANVNRSHLQCKPLKIIKTTAKKVNDENNIVGNVIKTDIVATTKKDYSISSITALKKVTKHKINQKPKYTVKSKLKSSTKNNDIKGSLTKEVPFKNSSTENVIKSKTEGNIVSKSTTNESITFTNKLSIKSSSRKNTFKLKIPVESTTNMKDLSEEKTSKKGTTSRKKTFKLKTPVENSTNTKGKKKFPNGNKNEGKNSTWKPENISIKCTKNTKSFIKVTNDKQKSIKTNKTKKTEKLTTANTENVLKEKSTTEINQIKTIKTKQEAITMDVNFDKTPCDKIIITNISDAETQLIHNSNHNYTTSNFTFIAASTLKIALNSTLFQDFIKKTPTSSINNESESSEDSTEIISTLIKENNMKEVINNEQNTKDNLIFNKDTIKISSPTTSMTIKTSDTQTVSTNNKDEQISTYTQSKLDTAEVLFNKSTTVQNNYNVENKMTFTENLHASTSKSTKSLSTANNDYDDDEDSDAEEGTLSVFNLIHETENKNSELSKKNLNTTLEKNSNDEISNKKFVNLSQISLNNSNDTHKRNKNEYEITDINLIETLISVTRNTITSFSWKQDEKIFFTAINYNESDLEQTNFKECIPSEMYYPTSTHMEDIFTTSNKSQKEDSFIKHKKNESIAAKTENKEKEFSSEDLLTTSFNKNDSKVNEIISEYSFKKKISNNDTNEIEKCENKVTIKQFGRVLLQMFTEKPSIRTEIQNVEINEILCTANPISNIANLTFNFSDPINKSNSKMPIIKHPTTINILDTSSIEKNESTTTRHVLPCTTLKSHEITSSLKTKKVTVSNYLRTDKKISHFFVIDSTASQKNEINTEETPLVTETVNYIITTDFEDGISTLHPMTSRTEAVSSIYNSNKNYEINKIMSTGFTTESPAMQNFINTTYLKENNTSLIEATVSNSDLRIANEYTTTDNIYNVTEIPLNTFIVISINNHSPSYTQNYTFPNKHIYSLSNETSLISVENQSISSTDSSTSNIISSVSNSNSETDNNLSFSTNITTAAVGNISPEIQTNQISPSYLSGRHTKKLQIQDSIQVNTTLSEEEVKDIYCHCKSSECYFTTQSCFNLLSRKTTTTPMVTEEDLPCECVENDNQTVNDTINSTSENSKVSLSVKDDLKINATNKTSDENKKINFAQSLSLFKSNNNRNIYFNAVSTKLQTENTIAIAEEGISVYCGCNNTEEEYSSTDSYYEIATITPVPVDTKDVLSVFTTTDQMIKGMNSTFWNDKNLLHREYDNYKKKVSTDTFFDENKSINLVRDKNLIKKSYTGNINVVSTKEQAETSSKSIYHAVDEFCTDEESENIRKYSNIITSQINNCIKNV from the coding sequence GGTATTGTTTAAAATCTCAAGTACTATAccagaaagtataaaaacaagttctactgaatatattaaaaacaatcagaACCAAAGATATAATTATGATGATGAAGCAGAAACAATTAGATCAATCTCTACTTATGAAAATGATATAAATCTActgaatataaattatgaaaaaaaattaaaaaaacaacagtcGCTTTATGGAATAACTGATTTCAGTCACATTCGTAGATCATCAAAAAGTAaatcagaaaattatgaaataaaaaataaaaataaaaatgacaaagacgataaattacataaacttatTAAAGTGAAATCATatctaattaaaactgaaaatctaGAACAGAAAAAGGTAAATCAACAACTACAAAATGAAGATAGTAATCACAATGTTTATTATGATGTTGATAATAGTCAAACGgacgtgatgaaattttttactaaaagtaaattactttgttcattattaaaagaaactcaagataaaaaattaattaaaagtaatttagaagAAATGGAGCATAAAAATACTATAgacaattcaaaatattattcactgagccaaaaggaaaaattattgacAATAGAATCAACAAcaggaatagaaaaaatatctaaaaataattttggatttggtagcttaaaaaaagaaattggctTATCAAAATTGACTCGTGAAACAAAACAACACCCAAACATAACTACAGCAGCTGAAACAAAATCATCAGGAAAAAAGAGACTTAATCTTATGctcaacttatttaataaaaaaagtaaaccagATCTTACAATACAAACACCTTATGAAACAACTACAACAATTCATCCAGGAATCCACACAAACATTCAAACAATTTCTACATTatataaaacagatgaaaataaaacaataaaactgaaaaattgtaaaGGTATTGCCTCAACTGAAAAGCAATATATCTCCAACACAGAAGGGTCTTTAAAAGGTAAAAACACAGGTAAACAAAATTCTCAAGGAAAAGAAAATGTGTCGAATATTGTAACCTCATCAGTAACAAGCAACAAtactaataattcaaaaaaatattacaaagttagTAAAGAAAAGCTGCCACAAAGGAAATCTGAAGAAAACTCTTTCAAAGGAAAAATAGTTAAAGCAGAAAATGAAtcgataatatatataacaacagataaaaaacaatattttggtgataatgatgataattcagtaaaaaataaaagtaagtacctaaaaaaaaaaaatgcattttgtctggatgttatttattacagttgcTCTTTAGACTTTCATAATACTGCAAGTGTGCCTTTACACTTTCAGACTTCTGTTACAGCAGGTTATGTTGAtgataataaaaagcaaaaaacctTTAATGTAATATCAGatggaagaaaaatttttaaagatgttacTTTTTCAAATGAATCGCAGAAAAtagttaagttatttaattatggcgtaaatgaaaataaagaatcttataaaaaaaattatcctaatgTTACAATAAAGCTTTATAAAATGGTTTCTTCATTAGACCATGATGTAAAAAACATCATAAGAGCTAATGTTAATAGAAGTCATTTGCAATGCAAGccactgaaaattataaaaaccactgcaaaaaaagttaatgatgaaaataacatcgtaggaaatgttataaaaactgatattgtTGCTACAACTAAAAAAGACTATTCAATATCATCTATTACTGCTTTAAAAAAAGTCACCAAACACAAAATTAATCAGAAACCCAAATACACtgttaaaagtaaactaaaatcctcaacaaaaaataatgatataaaaggTTCATTGACAAAAGAAGTACCATTCAAAAATAGTTCAACagaaaatgtgataaaaagtaaaactgaagGAAATATAGTGAGTAAAAGCACAACAAATGAAAGCATTACATTTACGAACAAGTTATCAATAAAAAGTTCaagtagaaaaaatacatttaaattaaaaataccagtCGAAAGTACTACAAATATGAAAGATTTGTCTgaagaaaaaacatcaaaaaaaggGACTACAAGCAGAaaaaagacatttaaattaaaaactcctGTAGAGAACAGTACAaatacaaaaggtaaaaaaaaattcccaaatggTAACAAAAATGAAGGTAAAAATTCAACATGGAAACcagaaaatatatctataaaatgtacaaaaaatacaaaatcttttataaaagttacaaatgataaacaaaaatcaataaaaacaaataaaacaaaaaaaactgaaaaacttacCACTGCAAATACAGAAaacgtattaaaagaaaaatctacaacTGAAATTAATCAGATTAAgacaataaaaactaaacaagaagCTATTACTATGGATGTAAATTTTGACAAAACCCcttgtgataaaataataataacaaatatatcagATGCAGAAACACAACTAATTCATAATTCAAATCATAACTATACAACTAGTAATTTCACTTTTATAGCTGCTAGTACTCTAAAAATTGCTTTGAATTCCACTCTATTtcaagatttcataaaaaaaactccaACCTCTTCTATAAACAATGAAAGTGAAAGTTCAGAGGATTCAACAGAAATCATATCTActttgattaaagaaaataatatgaaggaagtcataaataatgaacaaaatacaaaagataacttaatttttaataaagacacTATCAAAATAAGTAGTCCCACTACTTCAATGACAATAAAAACATCAGATACCCAGACAGTTTctacaaataacaaagatgagCAAATAAGTACTTACACACAAAGCAAACTGGATACTGCAgaagttttattcaataaaagtaCTACTGTTCAGAATAACTAtaacgtagaaaataaaatgacttttacTGAAAATCTACATGCTAGTACCAGCAAATCAACAAAATCTTTAAGTACAGCTAataatgattatgatgatgatgaagattcTGATGCTGAAGAAGGAACATTGagtgtttttaatttgatacatgaaactgaaaataaaaattctgaactatctaagaaaaatttgaatacaacccttgaaaaaaatagtaatgatgaAATTTCTAATAAGAAATTTGTTAACTTATCACAAATTTCACTTAACAACAGCAATGAtacacataaaagaaataaaaatgaatatgaaatcaccgatattaatttaatagaaacttTAATTTCAGTGACTAGAAACACTATTACTTCTTTCAGTTGGAaacaagatgaaaaaatattttttactgcaattaaTTACAATGAAAGTGATTTAGAACAAACtaattttaaagaatgtattCCATCTGAGATGTATTATCCGACTAGTACACACATGGAAGACATATTTACTACTTCAAACAAATCTCAGAAAGAAGacagttttattaaacataaaaaaaatgaaagtattgctgctaaaactgaaaataaagaaaaagagttCTCTTCTGAAGATCTATTAACAacttctttcaataaaaatgacagcaaagtaaatgaaattatttctgagtattcttttaaaaaaaaaatcagcaataatgatacaaatgaaattgaaaaatgtgaaaataaagttACCATAAAACAATTTGGAAGGGTTTTGCTTCAAATGTTTACTGAAAAACCAAGTATTAGAACTGAAATACAGAAtgtagaaattaatgaaattttgtgtactGCAAATCCTATATCTAACATTGCtaatcttacttttaatttttctgatccaattaataaaagtaactctAAAATGCCTATTATCAAGCATCCCACAACAATCAATATACTTGACACTAGTAGCATAGAAAAGAATGAAAGTACAACCACACGCCatgtacttccttgtacaacaCTGAAATCACATGAAATAACcagttctttaaaaacaaaaaaagttacagtTTCTAATTATCTtagaacagataaaaaaataagccacttttttgttattgattctACTgcttcacaaaaaaatgaaattaatacagaaGAAACTCCTTTGGTTACAGaaacagtaaattatattattacaactgACTTTGAAGATGGTATTTCAACATTGCATCCTATGACTAGTCGAACTGAAGCAGTATCAAgcatttataattcaaataaaaattatgaaattaataaaattatgtctaCTGGTTTTACTACTGAAAGTCCAgcaatgcaaaattttattaacaccacttatttaaaagagaataatacATCTCTAATTGAAGCTACTGTATCAAATTCTGATCTTCGCATAGCTAATGAATATACTActacagataatatttataatgttaccGAAATtcctttaaatacttttattgtaatttctattaataatcaCAGTCCAAGTTACACTCAAAATTATACATTTcctaataaacatatttattctcTTTCAAATGAAACATCGCTTATTTCTGTTGAAAATCAAAGTATTAGCAGTACTGATAGTAGTACTAGTAATATTATTAGTAGTGTTAGTAACAGTAATAGTGAAACTGATAATAATCTCTCATTTAGTACTAATATTACTACAGCCGCAGTTGGTAACATTTCTCCAGAAATTCAAACAAACCAGATATCTCCTTCTTACTTGAGTGGTAGACAtacaaagaaattacaaatacaagATTCCATTCAAGTGAATACAACATTATCAGAAGAGGAAGTAAAAGATATTTACTGCCACTGTAAAAGTTCTGAATGTTATTTTACTACACAGtcatgttttaatttactttcacgTAAAACTACCACCACCCCTATGGTCACAGAAGAGGATCTACCATGCGAGTGTGTTGAAAATGATAATCAGACAGTAAATGATACTATTAATAGTACTTCTGAGAATAGCAAAGTATCACTTTCTGTGAaagatgatttgaaaataaatgctACTAATAAAActtctgatgaaaataaaaaaattaattttgcacaaagtctaagtttgtttaaaagtaataataatagaaatatttattttaacgctGTTTCAACTAAACTGCAAACAGAGAACACAATAGCAATAGCAGAAGAAGGAATAAGTGTTTACTGTGGTTGTAACAACACTGAAGAAGAATACAGCTCTACAGATTCATATTATGAAATCGCTACAATCACACCTGTACCTGTTGACACAAAGGATGTACTATCTGTTTTTACTACAACTGATCAGATGATAAAAGGTATGAATAGCACTTTTTGGAATGACAAAAACTTACTTCATAGAGAGtatgacaattataaaaaaaaagtatctaccgatacattttttgatgaaaataaaagtataaatttggtGCGGGATAAGAACTTGATCAAAAAAAGTTACACTGGTAATATAAATGTAGTTTCTACAAAAGAGCAAGCAGAAACTTCATCTAAATCAATATATCATGCAGTTGATGAATTTTGTACTGATgaagaaagtgaaaatattagaaaatatagtaACATTATTACAAGTCAgataaataactgtataaaaaatgtataa